A single Amphiura filiformis chromosome 8, Afil_fr2py, whole genome shotgun sequence DNA region contains:
- the LOC140159137 gene encoding uncharacterized protein has protein sequence MSEGGETPSAPMGERETAEGQEAEVPSKATMHTPVPEPVTVPPEPCLEPRPAVVGAFDSDTPKQQVPTAQSIPPHSSAVPPSLIAQQKSHPRPAVPSHIHGGLGAQKPFSQQTQFGRPAPRPRPGIQGIQKDGKKVTPEQAEEAKLRSKYGKLNKPGGSDFLRMRLNKGGQKYFDSGDYNVAMSKGKKLGLRQTPVATTKPGLPTPVEVTTGETIPTPASIHHRKQSTEISKLAV, from the exons ATGTCTGAGGGAGGAGAAACCCCGAGCGCTCCAATGGGAGAAAGAGAGACTGCAGAAGGACAGGAAGCAGAAGTTCCAAGCAAAgctaccatgcatacaccagtcCCGGAACCAGTGACAGTGCCTCCAGAACCATGTTTAGAGCCTCGACCAGCAGTCGTTGGTGCTTTTGATAGTGATACACCGAAACAACAGGTTCCTACAGCACAGTCTATTCCACCACATTCGTCTGCTGTTCCCCCATCACTTATTGCACAACAGAAGTCCCATCCTCGTCCAGCTGTCCCAAGTCACATTCATGGTGGGTTGGGGGCTCAAAAACCATTTTCACAACAAACACAGTTTGGAAGGCCAGCTCCGCGACCTCGTCCTGGTATCCAG GGTATCCAAAAGGACGGTAAAAAAGTCACACCTGAGCAGGCAGAAGAAGCTAAGCTAAGATCCAAATATGGCAAACTCAACAAACCTGGTGGCTCCGACTTCTTAaggatgaggctaaataaaggaGGG caaaaatattttgattccgGAGATTACAACGTGGCCATGTCAAAGGGCAAAAAGTTAGGTCTTCGGCAAACACCAGTTGCAACAACCAAACCTGGCCTTCCAACACCCGTAGAGGTTACGACAGGCGAAACAATCCCAACGCCAGCTTCCATCCACCATCGAAAGCAGTCGACGGAAATCAGCAAATTGGCAGTATAA